Proteins encoded together in one Desulfomonilaceae bacterium window:
- the pbpC gene encoding penicillin-binding protein 1C translates to MSHLSKRNVVVIFVAVFGVSIMIWSGLVYWEGPDFRASFENEKNKPARFVTDRNGEILRFLPDHNGCFNIWRSVDNVPEVMVESIVSAEDKRFFHHPGFDPIAIGRAAYTNLKYGRTISGASTISQQTVRLLNPRPRTFYSKIIEFLESVKLERSLSKREILELYLNLVPMGGRLKGIAIASLIYFHKDLSLINANESVCLAVIPRAPTRLDPNNMTGRESLIARAETLTRNMPHTGMIAPESGPKTHSPFKVQFYHRYFPNDAPHFVDLILAGAPFRDPEIRTTLDLNIQKAVEKILESHSDRLRRLGISQAAIMIAGTEDREVLAMIGSRKYSEDQLGYNNGSICFRSAGSTLKPFLYALALSKGYADGSEIPDTFRSYKTEQGDYMPFNANKVSYGPVSLRSALGNSLNVPAIKMAEAVSLEEFSSILKRLGLISGSRGALENYGLGLSVGAFEIRLYDLVQAYACLASGGLFQSLRTIPNEKGQSEQIFSDAVSDQITDILSDPLARILTFGNPTYFEYGFPVALKTGTSSKYRDNWAVAYTTKSVIGIWAGNFDGSPTKDSLGASSCGPLLKDIVDAMGSIAPAYLRNKRSAQAMRSLDSGGVENKVGDLGLDKKRAYQETDEDHVYLGPAYARWVYKREKEIGLSRFKLQKPATKFDSNILAGKTPGTGMNAAAGWDRETAIEIISPHEGDRLVCSGNSASTIPFRALPRVVVEYVVWLVDGKEVGRTPPPYEFFWTPSRGRHAIHAVIPSQDAASISIEVE, encoded by the coding sequence ATGTCTCATCTGTCCAAGAGAAATGTTGTAGTTATTTTTGTGGCCGTCTTCGGCGTCTCAATTATGATCTGGTCTGGTCTTGTCTACTGGGAAGGACCAGACTTTAGAGCGTCTTTCGAAAACGAAAAGAATAAACCGGCCAGATTTGTGACTGACAGGAATGGAGAAATCCTACGATTTCTTCCGGACCATAACGGATGTTTCAACATTTGGAGAAGCGTTGATAATGTTCCGGAAGTCATGGTTGAATCCATCGTCAGCGCTGAAGACAAGCGATTTTTTCATCACCCTGGATTTGATCCTATTGCAATTGGTCGAGCAGCGTACACTAATCTGAAATATGGGCGGACGATTTCGGGGGCTTCAACAATTTCCCAGCAGACGGTTCGATTACTCAATCCAAGACCCAGAACCTTTTATTCAAAAATAATAGAGTTTCTTGAGAGTGTTAAGCTGGAGCGATCTCTTTCAAAAAGAGAAATTCTGGAATTGTACCTAAACCTTGTACCCATGGGTGGGAGGCTCAAAGGAATAGCAATAGCAAGCCTGATTTATTTCCACAAAGATTTGAGTCTAATAAACGCCAATGAGTCGGTGTGCCTAGCCGTCATTCCACGCGCTCCAACACGTCTTGATCCTAACAACATGACTGGACGGGAGTCTTTAATCGCGAGGGCCGAGACTTTGACGCGTAACATGCCTCATACGGGGATGATTGCGCCGGAATCCGGGCCAAAAACACACTCGCCGTTCAAAGTGCAATTTTACCACCGATATTTTCCAAATGACGCTCCTCATTTTGTTGACCTGATATTGGCCGGAGCCCCTTTCAGGGATCCGGAGATAAGAACAACACTGGATTTAAATATCCAGAAGGCTGTTGAAAAAATTCTTGAATCTCACTCTGATAGGTTGCGAAGATTGGGCATAAGTCAGGCGGCGATAATGATAGCGGGGACCGAGGACCGTGAAGTCTTGGCCATGATTGGCTCCAGGAAATACTCAGAAGATCAACTGGGCTACAACAATGGCTCAATTTGTTTTCGGTCCGCTGGTTCGACCCTGAAGCCTTTTTTGTATGCCTTGGCTTTATCAAAGGGATACGCTGATGGATCAGAAATTCCCGACACTTTCCGGTCGTACAAAACTGAACAAGGTGATTACATGCCGTTTAACGCCAACAAGGTTTCTTACGGACCTGTCAGTTTGCGTTCGGCTTTAGGGAATTCCCTCAATGTTCCGGCGATAAAGATGGCTGAAGCTGTAAGTTTGGAGGAGTTTTCCTCTATTCTGAAACGCTTGGGACTGATTTCAGGAAGTCGAGGCGCATTGGAAAACTATGGCTTGGGTTTGTCTGTTGGAGCTTTTGAAATTAGACTTTACGACTTGGTTCAAGCCTATGCGTGCTTGGCTTCGGGCGGGCTGTTTCAGTCTCTGCGAACAATACCTAATGAAAAGGGACAAAGTGAGCAAATTTTCTCGGACGCCGTGTCGGATCAAATAACCGATATTTTAAGTGACCCGCTTGCAAGAATTCTTACGTTTGGAAACCCGACATATTTTGAATACGGATTCCCGGTGGCCCTTAAAACCGGAACAAGCTCCAAATATCGTGATAACTGGGCTGTAGCTTACACGACGAAAAGCGTTATAGGTATTTGGGCGGGAAACTTTGACGGTTCTCCAACTAAGGACTCCCTGGGAGCTTCATCCTGTGGCCCGCTACTTAAAGACATAGTTGACGCGATGGGCTCTATTGCTCCTGCATATTTGCGGAACAAGCGTTCAGCGCAGGCCATGAGATCTCTAGACTCAGGAGGCGTTGAAAACAAAGTCGGCGACTTGGGACTAGACAAGAAGAGAGCATATCAGGAAACGGACGAGGATCATGTTTATCTGGGTCCCGCATACGCCAGGTGGGTCTACAAGAGAGAAAAGGAAATCGGATTAAGCAGATTCAAACTTCAAAAACCGGCCACGAAATTTGATTCTAATATCCTTGCCGGAAAAACCCCTGGAACGGGAATGAACGCTGCAGCAGGCTGGGACAGGGAAACTGCTATTGAGATTATAAGTCCCCATGAAGGGGATCGACTCGTTTGCTCTGGAAATTCTGCCTCAACGATCCCTTTTCGGGCTTTACCTCGCGTGGTAGTGGAATATGTAGTATGGCTTGTTGACGGGAAGGAAGTAGGTCGAACTCCGCCTCCGTATGAGTTTTTTTGGACCCCGTCACGCGGGCGGCACGCGATACATGCTGTAATCCCGTCACAAGACGCCGCGTCGATCTCCATTGAGGTAGAATAA